In Callospermophilus lateralis isolate mCalLat2 chromosome 10, mCalLat2.hap1, whole genome shotgun sequence, a single genomic region encodes these proteins:
- the C10H3orf62 gene encoding uncharacterized protein C3orf62 homolog isoform X2, producing MSEKLRRCRKELTAAIDRAFEGVSHSQECTGLQKLEPGATSLSFSLPMHRLLCRGHPLAACSSTALFATAPCASENENPAFVPYHVPVNAKPHALCPKRKPLASKENVLMHSSILAPERSFWRAAGDGENWRKESLRKDMERDLKVDSNMLLNNSSQEVTKDLLDMIDHTSIRTIEELAGKLEFENELNRVCGHCQDSPFKEEAWALLVDESPQKSSDVDTGSLKQAFDDQNIVETVLDLEEDYNLMTSFKYQIE from the exons ATGTCTGAAAAACTAAGAAGATGCAGAAAGGAGCTGACTGCAGCCATTGACCGGGCCTTTGAAGGAGTCAGTCATTCCCAGGAGTGCACAGGCCTGCAGAAGCTAGAGCCAGGTGCCACATCGCTTTCCTTCTCCCTACCTATGCACAGGCTTCTCTGTAGAGGACACCCTCTGGCAGCTTGCTCCTCTACTGCCCTGTTTGCTACTGCCCCTTGTGCTTCTGAGAACGAGAACCCTGCCTTTGTGCCATACCATGTCCCTGTTAATGCAAAACCACATGCTTTATGCCCTAAAAGAAAACCTCTGGCCAGCAAGGAAAATGTGTTGATGCACTCCTCCATTTTGGCACCTGAAAGATCGTTTTGGAGAGCTGCAGGAGATGGGGAAAACTGGAGAAAAGAAAGTTTAAG GAAAGATATGGAGAGAGATTTGAAAGTTGATTCAAACATGCTGCTCAACAATTCTAGCCAAGAAGTCACAAAGGATCTGCTGGATATGATTG ACCATACAAGCATCCGAACTATTGAAGAATTGGCTGGAAAACTagaatttgaaaatgaattaaaccgtGTGTGTGGTCACTGCCAAGATTCACCCTTCAAGGAGGAAGCCTGGGCCCTGCTTGTGGACGAGAGCCCTCAGAAGTCCTCAGATGTAGACACTGGCAGCCTTAAGCAGGCTTTCGATGATCAGAATATTGTTGAGACTGTTCTGGATTTGGAAGAGGACTACAACTTGATGACCTCTTTTAAATACCAAATTGAGTAA
- the C10H3orf62 gene encoding uncharacterized protein C3orf62 homolog isoform X1, whose amino-acid sequence MLLYAFPMYYIIKTWSLLGEMSEKLRRCRKELTAAIDRAFEGVSHSQECTGLQKLEPGATSLSFSLPMHRLLCRGHPLAACSSTALFATAPCASENENPAFVPYHVPVNAKPHALCPKRKPLASKENVLMHSSILAPERSFWRAAGDGENWRKESLRKDMERDLKVDSNMLLNNSSQEVTKDLLDMIDHTSIRTIEELAGKLEFENELNRVCGHCQDSPFKEEAWALLVDESPQKSSDVDTGSLKQAFDDQNIVETVLDLEEDYNLMTSFKYQIE is encoded by the exons ATGTTGCTCTATGCATTTCCAATGTATTACATAATAAAGACATGGTCCCTTTTAGGGGAAATGTCTGAAAAACTAAGAAGATGCAGAAAGGAGCTGACTGCAGCCATTGACCGGGCCTTTGAAGGAGTCAGTCATTCCCAGGAGTGCACAGGCCTGCAGAAGCTAGAGCCAGGTGCCACATCGCTTTCCTTCTCCCTACCTATGCACAGGCTTCTCTGTAGAGGACACCCTCTGGCAGCTTGCTCCTCTACTGCCCTGTTTGCTACTGCCCCTTGTGCTTCTGAGAACGAGAACCCTGCCTTTGTGCCATACCATGTCCCTGTTAATGCAAAACCACATGCTTTATGCCCTAAAAGAAAACCTCTGGCCAGCAAGGAAAATGTGTTGATGCACTCCTCCATTTTGGCACCTGAAAGATCGTTTTGGAGAGCTGCAGGAGATGGGGAAAACTGGAGAAAAGAAAGTTTAAG GAAAGATATGGAGAGAGATTTGAAAGTTGATTCAAACATGCTGCTCAACAATTCTAGCCAAGAAGTCACAAAGGATCTGCTGGATATGATTG ACCATACAAGCATCCGAACTATTGAAGAATTGGCTGGAAAACTagaatttgaaaatgaattaaaccgtGTGTGTGGTCACTGCCAAGATTCACCCTTCAAGGAGGAAGCCTGGGCCCTGCTTGTGGACGAGAGCCCTCAGAAGTCCTCAGATGTAGACACTGGCAGCCTTAAGCAGGCTTTCGATGATCAGAATATTGTTGAGACTGTTCTGGATTTGGAAGAGGACTACAACTTGATGACCTCTTTTAAATACCAAATTGAGTAA